A region from the Lutra lutra chromosome 1, mLutLut1.2, whole genome shotgun sequence genome encodes:
- the FAM43A gene encoding protein FAM43A: MLPWKKHKFELLAEAPPRQASKPKGYAVSLHYSALSSLARACPEGALSRVGSMFRSKRKKLHITSEDPTYTVLYLGNATTIQARGDGCTDLAVGKIWSKSEAGRQGTKMKLTVSAQGIRMVHAEERALRRPGHLYLLHRVTYCVADARLPKVFAWVYRHELKHKAVMLRCHAVLVSKPEKAQAMALLLYQTSANALAEFKRLKRRDDARHQQQELVGAHTIPLVPLRKLLLHGPCCYKPPVERSRSAPKLGSITEDLLGEQQEQELQEEEEEEHTESCLEEEEEADRAEEGDAAAEEAEAQRALVVAMHLECGDLLDTLESGREEALGGGGVSLGPGAGPPPLLLGSATDMKAELSQLINDLGELSFGNDVRSLQADLRVTRLLSGESTGSESSIEGGGPDATSPATAADRSGPNEGANPEEPHSG, from the coding sequence ATGCTGCCGTGGAAGAAACACAAGTTCGAGCTGCTGGCCGAGGCACCGCCACGGCAGGCGTCCAAGCCCAAGGGCTACGCGGTGAGCCTGCACTACTCGGCGCTCAGCTCGCTGGCGCGGGCGTGCCCCGAAGGCGCGCTCAGCCGGGTGGGCAGCATGTTCCGCTCCAAGCGCAAGAAACTGCACATCACCAGCGAGGACCCCACTTACACTGTGCTCTACCTGGGCAATGCCACCACCATCCAGGCGCGCGGCGACGGCTGCACTGACCTAGCGGTGGGCAAGATCTGGAGCAAGAGCGAGGCGGGACGTCAGGGCACCAAGATGAAGCTGACTGTGAGCGCGCAGGGTATCCGCATGGTGCATGCTGAGGAGCGCGCGCTGCGCCGCCCGGGCCACCTCTACCTGCTGCACCGCGTTACCTATTGCGTGGCAGACGCGCGGCTGCCCAAGGTCTTCGCCTGGGTATACCGGCACGAGCTCAAGCACAAGGCGGTAATGCTGCGCTGCCACGCGGTGCTGGTGTCCAAGCCCGAGAAGGCTCAGGCTATGGCCCTGCTGCTGTACCAGACGTCGGCCAACGCGCTGGCGGAATTTAAACGGCTCAAGCGGAGGGACGATGCGCGTCACCAGCAGCAGGAGCTGGTGGGCGCGCACACCATCCCGCTAGTGCCTCTGCGCAAGCTGCTCCTGCACGGACCCTGCTGCTATAAGCCACCGGTGGAACGCAGCCGCAGCGCGCCTAAGCTGGGCTCCATCACCGAGGACTTGCTCGGTgaacagcaggagcaggagctgcaggaggaagaggaagaggagcacACGGAgagctgcctggaggaggaggaggaggcggacCGTGCTGAGGAGGGGGACGCGGCAGCGGAAGAGGCCGAGGCGCAGCGAGCGCTGGTGGTGGCCATGCACTTGGAATGCGGGGACTTGCTGGACACGCTGGAAAGTGGCCGCGAGGAGGCACTAGGGGGCGGCGGGgtctccctgggccctggggctgggccgCCGCCTCTGCTGCTGGGCAGCGCCACGGACATGAAGGCCGAGCTGTCTCAGCTTATTAACGACTTGGGAGAACTCAGCTTCGGCAACGACGTGCGCAGCCTGCAGGCCGACTTGCGGGTGACGCGCCTGTTGTCCGGCGAGAGTACCGGCAGCGAGAGCTCCATCGAAGGCGGGGGCCCGGAcgccacctcccctgctaccgcAGCGGACCGGTCGGGCCCTAACGAAGGCGCTAACCCAGAGGAGCCCCACTCGGGTTGA